In the Ictidomys tridecemlineatus isolate mIctTri1 chromosome 10, mIctTri1.hap1, whole genome shotgun sequence genome, AGGTCACCATACCTGGCACACCCGGATCACCTCCTTCAAGGCCTTCAGCCCTTCGACACTCTTGTCCTTCACGGCCATGGCCAGGAGAACCGCTCTGTTTCCAGCTTCTTGAGACACGAAGGCTACCAGGTTCTTTGCAAAGACATGGATGAGAGGCTGGAGGAGAGAAGGCAGAAACCACCATGACTGCAGGAAACCTGGCTTTCCTTGGTGCCTGCATTAAACGTCCCACCTTAACTTGCTTCCCACACCGCCATTAAATCACTCGGTTAGCTCCATGAAGCAGTGATTCACAGCTCAATGAGACTCCACACTGCAGGCATAAACCACCTGTTAAAGAGGCACCATCAAACTTATTTCCCTGGTGTCTTCTGCGTCCCTGTCTTTCTACATATCTCTACTCTGGAATGACTCATGAAAGGCAGGCCAGAAGAGGAGAGCCTGTCACGTCTCAGCAGAGAGCCACTCATTAACACAATGGATCACGACAGGATCAGAAGGAGGAGGCCTGCAATACAGAATCACCCTCTACACAGTCTTATGGACAGGATGCTGCCTAGCCAGCAAAAGCTGCGGCAAGGGCAGGCGGGTGCCCTAAGACCCTCAGAGGTGTGGGGAATGCTGTCGCTGTAGGCGTGCTGAGTACCAGATGCTCCACATCCTTCCTACAGTGCACAGCCAGGTGAGAGGGCACTCCACTACCCCGGGGTCCCTTCCAGACCACTTTACCTCGTCCTGCCCGAGGAGGACTCTTGTGGTGAGCACCGGCTTGCTGATGTCGCTGGCCACGTTGCTGGGCTCCAGGGACACCAGAGTGCCCATCTTCCCGAACTGGGTCACCACCACCAGAATGTGGCTGCTGAAGGCTGTGCAGACCACCTGAGTGGGGACCCCGCACACCACCTCCGCCTTGTGTTTCGACACCACCAACGGGCTGCTTTCCATGGCCCCCCTCTCTGCGGAGGCTTTGGTTTAAACAGGGAAAGGAGTCGGCCCAGCAGTGTCCGCACAGTCAGGGTCCCAGTTTATGAGCCAGCGGCTTTGGCGCGGGGGCTCCGGCCGCTCAATTGGAAGCAGGCGTCCGTCCGCGCGGCACCTGCCCGGGCTTTCCGGCGCACTGTGCACCCACACACGGGTCCCCAGCTGCCGGGCCCCGCTGCCACCCAGGGCTCGGCCCGAACCCCCAAACGCAGCCGCGTCTATCAGGGGATTCTAAGGAGCCGAACCACGAGCTCACTCACCCGCTAGGCCGGAAGTGGCTCTGCCTGCCCCCGCCGGAAGTGTAGGCCGTGGCTTCCGGTCGCGGCCGCGCGGCTCTGGGTCCGTGGGGCTCCGGTCCCTCCCCAACGCCGGGGTTCCGCGCCGCCAGAGGGCTGGGCTAGCGGACCCGCCCGCGCCTTCTAGGGCGCGCTGGGGCTCGGGCCTCCCGGCCTTTGGGACCTTGGAAACTGAACCCTGTGGGGCGAGCTGCGAGCCCGGCGCGGCCCGATTGGTGGGCAGGGGTCTCAGCTACAGTGGGGAACTCTATTTTctctggcaggggtgggggggcacCGAGCAAAGGCTCGGCACACTGCGACCGTCCAGTCTCCGCACCTGCTGGGCGATCCGCTCGTGACCCAGGCGCTCTGGCCACCTGGAGACCCTTCCCCTGGGCCGACTGTCCCTCCGCCGACTGCGGGTCACCGCCGCACACCTCTCCCCAGCTCGCCTGTCCAAGATCGCTGTCCACCTATGAACCCtaggcagccccaggccctggcgGCCCCCCTCCCTcttgttgcagtaattcacttgcaggtcagcatgggaaaagacagaagaagaagaagcagagcaagcgaAGCAGAGCAAgcgaagcagcagcagaaaaaaaaaaaagtcctttattgtgtacaagcaatctttttatagtattgtgaacaaaaaaggcagccttccaacatcaataaatcaggtctttcagctaattaaacatagcacacagaagttttactttctaatcagaagtgacccgcttctcatggctaatctattcccccccccccagtatgttgagctctgctctttgataagaacagataataaaatttttcttagcgccctcctagcccacttggcagaacatcccggtTGCAGGAAAGTCCTCCCAGGACAGCAGACACCTGGTTTTCAAGCATGTCCGAtgttacctatctaaaccttgacagaatatcccgtttgcaggcagactccatcaaggacagtaatagtaacacagtcacatctgattctctaTACCTCTCCTCCTGGTTTAAAGACCCCCTTATCTAATGTCAATCAGGTACCAGAAACTTCCAAACTGCTTCTTCCAAACTGCTTCATCGGTGGAGTAAAATAAAAGGCATGCCTACTAAACATGATTAAAATAGACAGAAATCAAGAGGAAATTCATGTTTTGAGCCTCCTTGCCGTCGACACACAAACGCAAAGATTACAGTTTCGTGGTGCTGATCCTCAAGAAGCAGGAAACATCAATTTCTCAGCAAAGGCTTTTTGTCAGTTCTAAATTTAAACAcacatccacccacccacccccaccacacacacccccaaAGCAAATTGCCAGTGTGTGGCTTCACCACGTGAAATCTTCAAAAGAGGCACTGATTTTTATTCACCTATTtgtgtattctctctctctctctctctctctctctctctctctctctctgaggcaCAGAGACTTGAGAAATCTGACTCTCACACAGACAAGAACCTCTGAAATAAACTTATCGCCTTGGATGTTGGAGTACAAGGTGCACTACATTTTGATGACACTTTTAAGCAAACCTGTAAGGAACAGTCATTTGCCTGCTTTGGGTCTAGATATGTGATAAAGAGGGAGTATGAGGGAACACAGGTAAAGGTTGATCTAGGGCAGACTGCAGCTTCTGGTCCTGGAAGGTTGGTGTGTGTGGTCGAGGGGACTTTCTGGTGGCCTAAATGGATGTGTGGGCAGAACTTCTACAGTTAGGAAAATGGAAGAGGGTCCCATTACCCGCTGTTGATTGTTCTCCAGTGCAAGGGGGGTAATTGCACTGGAAAGAAGAATTCTTTaactaaattcattttaaatggaaatcaAATAGTCATAGTGTCAATAGTGGAACGGGAGTTTAATTAAGAGGTtatcttgaaaaatgaagaaaaatttcccCCATCTCATGAATTTGTCTTATATTCAGTAAATTTTAGGTTATGAATGAATTTATGAGTTAATTTGTAGAAACGACAAAGAATCAAGTGTTGATTTGGTTGGGTCGTATTTTTCCCCAACAAATCGTATGATAGCTCCCATAAAGAGGCTTGGCTTATTGAAAATTTGCAAGGGTGCCATCAATTTTCCCAAGAGCCTCTTTTAATCATTTGATATTCAAATAGTTTCTTGTTGAAGTGCCATCCAGTCCTGAGCCTTGGCAGGTTCCTCATTCCCAGGCGTTTGCCTGTCTAGCTTCGCCAGGCCTTCCCATGCTTGCCAAAAGCTTTGGGCACCCATTTGAGCATTCCCAACCTTCCATTCACAGGCTTCCTTACATCTTGCATCTCTAGAAAGATTCACACTTGACCTTGGCTttcacagtccagctgcagcttTCTGGTCCTATCAGCACCAACGGGGGAGGGTGCAAGAGTTACATGGGGAGGGAGGTTTGAGTGGACATCAATACACAAAAGGCCAA is a window encoding:
- the Psmg3 gene encoding proteasome assembly chaperone 3, coding for MESSPLVVSKHKAEVVCGVPTQVVCTAFSSHILVVVTQFGKMGTLVSLEPSNVASDISKPVLTTRVLLGQDEPLIHVFAKNLVAFVSQEAGNRAVLLAMAVKDKSVEGLKALKEVIRVCQVW